Part of the Niallia alba genome is shown below.
AAGAGCAAGCGCTTTCGTTTAATGAAGAATTTATTAAGAAATTTACTTACTATGATCATTTGCTGGAAAAAACAATTGAGCACATGATTGAAAAAGTGTACGATTCATCAAAACAATCAATTAAATATGATTTAGTATTTAGTATTAAAGGATTTCTTAATGCTTATACTCATATTGTATTAAGTCATAATGAATGGATTGATTTTGATTTACATATGCTTGCAAAATCGCTGGTGGAGAAAACAGATATTCTTGCTACACATACAAAGTCACCATATTTCACTGAAAATATATATCAGTTGTTACATCAGTCTGTTACGCAAGAAAATATTGCAGGAGAGGAAATAATAAAGCTAGTAAAAGGGAAAATAGAAGAAGTTGATGATCGCTATGTGAAAGAATCTCTTCTTTTGCTTACAGAGCAGTTGGAAGAGGAAACACTAAATCCAGTTCTATTAAAAGGCTTAATTGAAAATATTCGGCATCATCGCGATTGTGTTTGGCTATCATATTTATTATTCCATTATTTTAAGATCGATACTGCTCAAGAAAGCTGATATAAAAGGTATATTTAAGGATGAGTTCTTCACAGAGACTCGTCTTTTTTTATGCAGTTTAAATCACAATTTTAAAAAAAGAATAATAATCACTTGAATAAGGTGTAAAAATACACTAAAATGATAATATAACATTATGATGATGTTTTTAAGGAAGAAAGTGGTATTTTTCTGTTGAAAGTGAAAAAAAACGCATAAAGGAGAAAAAATGAAAATATTACAAGCAATAGTTATTACGGGATGTATCGGGTTTATTGGGTTTATCTTAACGGTCCTCACATCCTTATTTACAGCAAGTACGTTTTATTTATGGCTTATACCGATAGTAACTTTATTTTTTATTATGACAGTAAATCTACCAATCTTTGAAGTATGGCAGAAAAGAACAGCAAAAAAAGCGAATCTATTTATCCTTATCATTAGTATAAGTATTGTGATTGGTCATATCCTTTTTGTGAAATATGATAGAAGTCTAGAGGTTGTCAGTAGTCAAGATGCAGATTTAACGGAATACATACCATATTCTGAAGGTACAAAAGTAGTTCAATTAAATGAAGAATCCACCTTAAAAATAGAAGGGAATCTTCCGAAGTTAGATGGCTCAACGGCTCTCTATCCAGTATATGCTGGGTTTGCTCAAGCCGTATATCCAGAAAAAGATTATTCTATAGAAGAAAGCGAAGTAGTATCTAGCCAAACAGGTGAGGCATTTGAGAGATTGTTAAATAAAGAGGCAGACATCATATTTATACCGAAGCCTTCAGAGCAACAATATAAATTGGCAGAAAGTCATGGTGTTCAATTAAAATTAACGCCAATTGGAAGAGAAGCGTTTATCTTTTTTGTTCATGCGAAGAATCCAATAGAGACACTTAGCGTGGAACAAATACAGGATATCTATTCTGGGAAAATAACAAACTGGAAGGAAGTCGGTGGAAACCGGAAAAAAATAAGAGCCTTTCAAAGGCCAGCAGAAAGTGGAAGTCAAACAGCATTGATAAGGGTAATGGGTGGAAAGCCATTAATGGATCCGCCCACAAAAGATGTTGTAAGTGCAATGGAAGGGATTATTAATGAAACTGCAGATTATCAGAATAAGAGTGATGCCATTGGTTTTTCTTTCCGTCATTTTTCAGAAGAGATGGTTCGTAATGGCAAAATAAAAAATATTTCGGTTGAAGGAATTCCACCTACAATAGAAACAATTAAAGATGGAAGCTATCCCTTCATTAATGAATTTTATGCAATTACGCTGGAGGATAATGATTCTCCCCAAGTTGATAGATTTTTAAAATGGATGTTGTCAGAGCAGGGGCAAAGGATAGTCTCGGAAACTGGATATGTGGCAGTTGAATAGATAATAAGCTTAAGATTTTCGTTTTTTGAATGATAGGTCACTGTCTGAATTTTTCACTGACCGAGTTATCTATTCAGACAGTGAAATAGCAATAGGAGAAGGATATTCCTTGCTCTTAAAGAGATAAATCAGCCAAATGGGAATGGATATCAGCCAAAAACAGTGATAAATCAGCCAACGGAGCATAGATATCAGCCAAAATAAAGATAAATCAGCCAACGTGGCAAAGATATCAGCCAAAATAAAGATAAATCAGCCAAC
Proteins encoded:
- a CDS encoding PstS family phosphate ABC transporter substrate-binding protein gives rise to the protein MKILQAIVITGCIGFIGFILTVLTSLFTASTFYLWLIPIVTLFFIMTVNLPIFEVWQKRTAKKANLFILIISISIVIGHILFVKYDRSLEVVSSQDADLTEYIPYSEGTKVVQLNEESTLKIEGNLPKLDGSTALYPVYAGFAQAVYPEKDYSIEESEVVSSQTGEAFERLLNKEADIIFIPKPSEQQYKLAESHGVQLKLTPIGREAFIFFVHAKNPIETLSVEQIQDIYSGKITNWKEVGGNRKKIRAFQRPAESGSQTALIRVMGGKPLMDPPTKDVVSAMEGIINETADYQNKSDAIGFSFRHFSEEMVRNGKIKNISVEGIPPTIETIKDGSYPFINEFYAITLEDNDSPQVDRFLKWMLSEQGQRIVSETGYVAVE
- a CDS encoding TetR/AcrR family transcriptional regulator yields the protein MAKKQLIMEKSIELFAKQGFAATSVQQITDHCGISKGAFYLSFKSKDELIMALVDYFMEQFIAKLDYAVNHVDDILYHFYYEIFYTFKENSSFATLFIKEQALSFNEEFIKKFTYYDHLLEKTIEHMIEKVYDSSKQSIKYDLVFSIKGFLNAYTHIVLSHNEWIDFDLHMLAKSLVEKTDILATHTKSPYFTENIYQLLHQSVTQENIAGEEIIKLVKGKIEEVDDRYVKESLLLLTEQLEEETLNPVLLKGLIENIRHHRDCVWLSYLLFHYFKIDTAQES